A genome region from uncultured Tolumonas sp. includes the following:
- a CDS encoding CidA/LrgA family protein: MSNFRNSSFQILRIARDFLVILACLQAGKAVAALLPFRFPDSILGLLFLFVLLNLQLVKLHWIEKGASLLLKHMALLFIPVAVGLLGYIDIFMHAIGVIALNIFAGLCLILLIVGKLFQRMNQ, encoded by the coding sequence ATGTCTAATTTCCGCAATTCATCCTTCCAGATACTGCGTATTGCACGTGATTTTCTGGTCATTCTAGCCTGCCTTCAGGCCGGTAAAGCGGTAGCTGCTTTATTACCCTTTCGTTTTCCTGACAGTATCCTCGGCCTGCTATTCCTGTTTGTATTACTCAATCTGCAATTAGTGAAATTACACTGGATTGAAAAAGGTGCCAGCCTGCTATTGAAACACATGGCGCTGTTATTCATTCCTGTTGCGGTCGGCTTGCTGGGTTACATTGATATATTTATGCATGCGATTGGTGTAATCGCACTGAATATTTTTGCCGGATTGTGTTTGATCTTGCTGATCGTCGGAAAACTATTCCAGAGGATGAACCAATGA
- a CDS encoding LrgB family protein, with translation MMLYLAFPLTILCYWLSRKLYQRFPLPIMNPLLISMIVLMSLLHFGHFPLNDFQSGTWVINWLLKPAVVALALPLYQQVIHIKHKIKPILICCSLSVVISILTSMVICRSLGIEEQITRSIATRSITTPLAMSVSESLGGIPSIAAAVVVIVGIFGAIIGFPLLKLFGVTDPQAQGLAIGACSHAVGTSAANERGVTEGAFSSLALVVCGILTALIAPLMFAIYGLFIQ, from the coding sequence ATGATGCTTTATCTCGCATTCCCCCTAACAATTCTCTGTTACTGGTTGAGCCGTAAACTGTATCAGCGGTTTCCACTGCCAATCATGAATCCGTTACTGATCTCAATGATCGTGCTCATGTCATTGTTGCATTTCGGCCATTTTCCGCTCAACGATTTTCAAAGTGGCACCTGGGTGATTAACTGGTTACTGAAACCGGCAGTGGTAGCATTGGCATTACCGCTGTATCAGCAAGTGATCCATATTAAACACAAGATAAAACCGATTTTGATTTGTTGCTCGCTGTCGGTCGTGATCAGTATTCTGACCAGCATGGTGATTTGTCGAAGCTTAGGCATTGAGGAGCAAATTACTCGTAGTATCGCCACCCGCTCTATTACGACACCACTAGCCATGAGTGTGAGTGAGAGCTTAGGCGGGATCCCTTCCATTGCGGCTGCGGTGGTGGTGATCGTTGGGATTTTTGGTGCAATTATCGGGTTCCCATTACTCAAATTATTTGGGGTAACCGATCCGCAGGCACAAGGCTTGGCGATTGGCGCCTGTTCTCACGCCGTCGGGACATCTGCAGCGAATGAACGAGGAGTTACGGAAGGTGCCTTTTCTTCGCTGGCGTTAGTGGTTTGCGGAATTTTGACCGCACTAATTGCACCGCTGATGTTTGCTATCTACGGGTTGTTTATCCAGTAA
- the asnB gene encoding asparagine synthase B, giving the protein MCSIFGILDIKSDAVALRKTALEMSKRLRHRGPDWSGVYSNDKAILVHERLSIVDPGNGAQPLYNPEHTHVLAVNGEIYNHKDLQKNLTVDFKFQTGSDCEVILALYKEKGTAFLDDLSGIFAFVLYDAEQDAYLIGRDHMGIIPLYTGRDEHGNFYVASEMKALVPVCKTVAEFPPGHFLWSKDGELTRYYTRDWMEFSAVENNQSDKLALRDALEDAVQRQLMCDVPYGVLLSGGLDSSVVSAITKRFAARRIEDNGKSEAWWPQLHSFAVGLKGSPDLAAARKVADALGTIHHDILFTVQEGLDAIRDVIYHIETYDVTTIRASTPMYLMARVIKAMGIKMVLSGEGADELFGGYLYFHKAPNAKEFHEETVRKLSQLHMYDCLRANKSMAAWGVEARVPFLDKEFMDVAMRLNPKDKMCGHGKIEKHIVRETFEHYLPKEVAWRQKEQFSDGVGYSWIDSLKELVETEVTDQMMEAAAYRFPVNTPLTKEAYYYRSIFEEHFPLESAALCVPYGKSVACSTPAALEWDAKFKELADPSGRAVLDVHNEALK; this is encoded by the coding sequence ATGTGTTCGATATTTGGTATTCTGGACATTAAATCTGATGCTGTTGCATTACGTAAAACAGCATTAGAGATGTCTAAGCGTCTACGTCACCGCGGTCCTGATTGGTCCGGTGTATATAGCAATGACAAAGCGATTCTGGTTCATGAACGTCTGTCGATTGTTGATCCCGGTAATGGCGCGCAACCACTGTATAATCCCGAGCACACCCACGTATTGGCTGTTAATGGCGAGATCTATAATCATAAAGATCTGCAAAAAAATCTGACCGTTGATTTTAAATTCCAAACCGGTTCTGACTGTGAAGTGATCCTGGCGCTGTATAAAGAAAAAGGTACCGCGTTTCTGGATGACTTGAGCGGTATTTTTGCTTTCGTATTATACGATGCAGAACAAGATGCTTACCTGATCGGTCGTGACCACATGGGGATCATCCCTCTTTATACTGGTCGTGATGAACATGGTAATTTCTATGTTGCGTCAGAAATGAAAGCACTGGTGCCGGTTTGTAAAACTGTTGCTGAATTCCCACCAGGACATTTCCTGTGGAGTAAAGACGGTGAACTGACCCGTTACTACACCCGTGACTGGATGGAATTCAGTGCGGTGGAAAATAACCAATCAGACAAACTGGCATTGCGTGATGCGCTGGAAGATGCCGTTCAACGTCAGCTGATGTGTGACGTTCCTTACGGTGTATTGCTGTCTGGTGGTCTGGATTCTTCTGTCGTTTCTGCAATTACCAAGCGTTTTGCAGCCCGTCGTATCGAAGATAATGGTAAGAGCGAAGCCTGGTGGCCACAATTGCATTCATTTGCAGTGGGTCTGAAGGGTTCACCTGACTTAGCCGCAGCACGTAAAGTTGCTGATGCGCTGGGCACCATTCACCACGACATTCTGTTTACCGTGCAGGAAGGTCTGGACGCGATCCGCGATGTGATTTACCACATTGAAACTTACGATGTCACCACGATTCGTGCATCTACCCCAATGTATTTGATGGCTCGCGTCATCAAAGCGATGGGCATCAAGATGGTACTGTCTGGCGAAGGTGCTGATGAGTTATTTGGTGGTTACCTCTATTTCCATAAAGCGCCAAATGCGAAAGAATTCCATGAAGAAACAGTACGTAAGCTGAGTCAGCTGCATATGTACGACTGCCTGCGTGCCAATAAATCCATGGCGGCATGGGGTGTGGAAGCGCGTGTTCCGTTCCTCGACAAAGAATTCATGGACGTTGCAATGCGTCTGAATCCGAAAGATAAAATGTGTGGTCACGGTAAGATCGAAAAACACATTGTTCGTGAAACCTTCGAACATTATCTGCCGAAAGAAGTGGCATGGCGCCAAAAAGAACAGTTCTCTGACGGTGTAGGTTATTCTTGGATCGACAGCCTGAAAGAGCTGGTTGAAACAGAAGTCACTGATCAGATGATGGAAGCCGCGGCTTATCGCTTCCCGGTCAACACACCACTGACCAAAGAAGCTTATTACTACCGCTCTATTTTCGAAGAGCATTTCCCATTGGAATCGGCAGCACTGTGTGTTCCATACGGTAAATCTGTAGCTTGTTCTACACCAGCTGCTCTGGAATGGGATGCTAAGTTTAAAGAACTGGCTGATCCATCAGGCCGTGCTGTGCTCGACGTGCACAACGAAGCGTTAAAATAA
- a CDS encoding DUF4250 domain-containing protein: MDLSAYQRMDANILLGIVNEKLRLECADLGELLLRYDMAQEQLNKRMSSIGYHYDEMTNQFKANH; this comes from the coding sequence ATGGATCTAAGTGCCTATCAACGAATGGATGCCAATATTTTGCTTGGCATTGTGAACGAAAAACTGAGGTTGGAATGTGCTGATCTTGGTGAGTTATTGTTGCGTTACGACATGGCGCAAGAGCAGTTGAACAAAAGAATGTCTTCGATTGGTTATCATTACGATGAAATGACGAATCAATTCAAGGCCAACCACTGA